A region of Moorena producens PAL-8-15-08-1 DNA encodes the following proteins:
- a CDS encoding ABC transporter ATP-binding protein has translation MAAAVLIQNLQKRYGDVHAVKDISLQVEPGQIFGLLGPNGAGKTTTIRCLCTLTAPDAGKIEVSGISVLHNPRAARRRLGYVAQEVALDKVLTGQELLQLQADLYHLPKAVAKQRINKLLDILQLKEYANKKTGIYSGGLRRRLDLAAGLLHQPDVLVLDEPTVGLDIESRFVVWELLQKLRDSGTTLLITSHYLEEIDALADQVAIIDKGLIIAEGTPSQLKDSVGGDRITLRIREFSPIEEAKEAKDMLQSLPFVREVIINSNQGNSLNLVVKPQSDALMIIQQALKDLSLPTFGIAQSRPSLDDVYLAATGKTLMDAELAQAGKRDPKAERKQNMA, from the coding sequence ATGGCTGCTGCTGTATTAATCCAGAACCTCCAAAAACGCTATGGAGATGTCCACGCCGTCAAAGACATCTCCTTACAAGTCGAACCGGGTCAAATTTTTGGCTTACTCGGTCCTAATGGTGCCGGGAAAACCACCACCATTCGTTGCCTATGCACGCTCACGGCACCGGACGCTGGAAAAATTGAGGTATCTGGCATTTCAGTACTACACAATCCTAGGGCAGCACGCCGCCGCCTAGGCTATGTAGCCCAAGAAGTTGCCTTAGATAAGGTACTCACTGGTCAAGAACTACTCCAATTGCAAGCCGACCTCTATCACCTCCCCAAAGCAGTTGCCAAACAACGCATCAATAAACTGCTTGACATTTTGCAGCTCAAGGAGTATGCCAATAAAAAAACTGGCATTTACTCCGGTGGTCTACGTCGGCGGCTGGACTTAGCCGCTGGCTTACTCCACCAACCCGATGTTTTAGTACTAGACGAACCCACCGTAGGTCTTGACATTGAGAGCAGATTCGTGGTATGGGAACTGTTGCAAAAGTTGCGAGACTCAGGAACCACATTACTAATCACCAGCCACTACCTCGAAGAAATAGACGCATTAGCTGACCAAGTGGCAATTATTGACAAAGGCTTGATCATAGCTGAGGGGACACCATCCCAGTTAAAGGATAGTGTTGGAGGCGATCGCATTACCCTGCGCATCCGGGAATTCTCCCCCATTGAAGAAGCCAAGGAAGCCAAAGATATGCTGCAGTCTCTGCCCTTTGTGCGAGAGGTGATTATTAACAGCAATCAGGGGAATTCCCTTAACCTTGTGGTTAAACCCCAAAGCGATGCCTTAATGATCATTCAGCAAGCGTTAAAAGACCTTAGTTTACCGACCTTTGGGATTGCTCAGTCGCGACCTAGCCTAGATGATGTATACCTAGCTGCCACAGGTAAAACCCTGATGGATGCTGAACTGGCTCAGGCTGGGAAACGGGATCCCAAGGCAGAGCGGAAACAAAATATGGCCTAA
- a CDS encoding ABC transporter permease: MSKTLTPPKSEFNWQPDLTAPIPVNDTPGVGEFIQETLALTKRLFIQLQRRPSTLMAGIIQPLMWLILFGALFQNAPQGIFGESLSYGKFLGAGVIVFTAFAGALNAGLPIMFDREFGFLNRLLVAPLVSRFSIVAASAIYIIALSLLQTVAIVTASSFLGAGLPNLAGLVMIALIVFLLVVGVTALSLGLAFALPGHIELIAVIFVTNLPLLFASTALAPLTFMPKWLQVVASLNPLSYAIEPIRYLYLHNDWSVGSIVMQAPWASITFGQSLLILLGFSTVVLLAISPLLSRRL; the protein is encoded by the coding sequence ATGAGTAAAACCCTTACCCCTCCTAAATCCGAATTTAACTGGCAACCAGACCTTACTGCACCAATCCCAGTCAATGATACTCCTGGTGTAGGTGAATTTATCCAAGAAACCCTTGCCCTAACCAAACGCCTGTTTATTCAGCTGCAACGGCGACCTTCTACCTTAATGGCTGGTATTATCCAGCCCCTAATGTGGCTAATCCTATTTGGGGCATTATTCCAAAACGCTCCTCAAGGGATTTTTGGTGAGAGTTTGAGCTATGGCAAATTCCTCGGTGCAGGTGTGATTGTGTTTACCGCCTTTGCTGGAGCACTCAATGCTGGCTTACCGATCATGTTTGACCGGGAATTTGGTTTCCTCAACCGCTTACTTGTAGCTCCGTTAGTATCTCGCTTCTCTATTGTTGCAGCCTCAGCCATATATATTATCGCTCTGAGTTTGCTGCAAACTGTGGCAATTGTCACCGCTAGTTCCTTTTTAGGAGCCGGTTTACCCAACCTAGCCGGTCTGGTGATGATTGCCTTGATTGTGTTCTTGCTGGTGGTGGGAGTCACAGCTCTCAGTCTCGGACTAGCATTTGCTCTACCCGGTCACATTGAACTAATTGCAGTCATTTTTGTTACCAACTTACCCCTACTGTTTGCCAGCACAGCCCTTGCTCCTCTGACCTTCATGCCCAAATGGTTACAGGTAGTAGCCAGTCTCAACCCCCTCAGCTATGCCATTGAACCAATTCGCTATCTCTATCTTCACAATGACTGGTCTGTTGGTAGTATTGTGATGCAGGCTCCCTGGGCATCCATTACCTTTGGCCAATCCCTGTTGATATTGCTTGGTTTTAGCACAGTGGTATTACTCGCAATTTCTCCACTGCTTAGCCGCCGGTTGTAA
- a CDS encoding RNA-guided endonuclease InsQ/TnpB family protein: protein MIILEFKAYGKKPQYLAIDEAIRTARFIRNSCLRYWMDNKGVNKYDLSKYSKVLAHQFPFANELNSTARQASSERAWSSISRFFDNCKKKVPEKKGFPKFQKRGRSVEYKQSGWKLSPDKKSFAKRRLCRIVFRDKKGIGKLKLKGNWDLWCFDKKQIKRVRIVRRADGYYVQFCVSVDITEALEPTGTAIGLDVGLKDFYTDSVGKTEPNPRFYRIGEKRLKFYQRRVSRKNKGSSNRKVRLVLSRSLLRKEGYNSGNRGVKIPKILTVCWMVVKTHPIKRYVTVRFVD, encoded by the coding sequence ATGATCATTCTGGAGTTCAAGGCATACGGCAAAAAACCTCAATATTTGGCTATTGATGAGGCTATTAGGACAGCCCGTTTTATCCGAAACAGTTGTCTCAGATATTGGATGGACAACAAGGGCGTCAATAAATACGATCTGTCGAAATACAGCAAAGTTTTAGCCCATCAGTTCCCGTTTGCTAATGAATTGAACTCTACCGCTCGTCAGGCCAGTTCTGAACGGGCATGGTCATCAATTTCTCGATTCTTTGACAATTGCAAAAAAAAGGTACCTGAAAAAAAAGGTTTCCCAAAGTTCCAAAAGCGTGGCAGATCGGTTGAATACAAACAGTCTGGCTGGAAATTGTCCCCAGATAAAAAGTCGTTCGCGAAGCGTCGGCTTTGCCGAATCGTGTTCAGGGACAAGAAGGGAATTGGGAAGCTCAAACTCAAGGGTAATTGGGACTTGTGGTGCTTTGACAAGAAGCAAATTAAGCGGGTTCGGATAGTTCGACGAGCTGATGGCTACTATGTCCAGTTCTGTGTTTCAGTTGACATAACGGAAGCACTGGAGCCAACTGGAACAGCCATCGGGTTAGATGTCGGGCTGAAGGATTTCTACACGGATTCCGTTGGAAAAACTGAACCTAACCCCCGGTTTTATCGGATTGGTGAAAAGCGCTTAAAGTTTTATCAGCGTCGGGTATCTCGAAAAAATAAAGGCTCATCCAACCGCAAGGTGCGGCTTGTTCTGAGTAGGAGCCTCCTGAGAAAGGAGGGGTATAACTCAGGGAATCGCGGGGTTAAAATCCCAAAAATTCTAACTGTCTGTTGGATGGTGGTGAAAACCCACCCCATTAAGAGATATGTGACTGTGCGATTCGTTGACTAG
- a CDS encoding group II intron reverse transcriptase/maturase, with product MESIVRHMGNHSEHWKGQKWKKLRQNLFRLQKRVYKAVRAGDLKKARSLQKLILKSRAAQLLAVRQVTQLNKGKRTAGIDGKSKLNFRERMELVETLNRHGHDWKHDGLREKPIRKKNGKTRMLKIPTLADRAWQCLAKFALEPAHEATFSADSYGFRTGRCAQDIQKRLFNHLKSNVNGINKRIIELDIKKCFDRISHSSIMDRLLAPACLKQGIFRCLKAGINPEFPEQGTPQGGVVSPLLANVALNGIEDIHTSLRYADDMVFILKPKDNAATILEKVKKFLTDRGMEISEEKTKLTRATDGFNFLGWRFRVRKDGKFSCVPSEDNHRAIRQKIKNIVNNSNYGAKIKAQKLAPTVRGWRNHHNSCDMSSPRDSLWFMNRTANRKFRKEKKVNRYQANELCKKAFPKVGYKQNQHVNVKGTKSPYDGDLVYWSKRNSRLYSDATSKALKRQNHSCGHCGLKFLEDESVHLHHVDGNHDNWKTKNLSAVHQSCHQQIHWSKPKGRSKTEFTQEPCEGKLSRTVLERRCPG from the coding sequence ATGGAGAGCATTGTTAGACACATGGGCAACCATAGTGAACATTGGAAAGGTCAGAAGTGGAAGAAACTCCGACAAAACCTATTCCGCCTACAGAAGAGAGTGTACAAAGCGGTTCGAGCTGGAGACCTCAAGAAAGCTAGGTCTTTACAAAAACTGATATTGAAATCCCGTGCTGCACAGCTCCTAGCTGTACGTCAAGTCACACAACTAAACAAGGGTAAAAGAACAGCTGGAATTGACGGAAAGTCAAAACTCAATTTCAGGGAACGCATGGAACTGGTTGAAACATTGAACCGTCACGGCCACGACTGGAAACATGACGGACTACGAGAAAAACCAATCCGTAAAAAGAACGGGAAAACTCGGATGTTGAAGATACCAACCTTAGCCGACCGAGCATGGCAATGTCTAGCAAAATTTGCATTAGAACCAGCCCACGAAGCTACATTCAGTGCAGATAGCTATGGATTTAGAACGGGCAGATGTGCCCAGGATATCCAAAAACGTCTATTCAATCATTTGAAATCAAACGTTAACGGAATCAATAAAAGAATCATAGAACTAGACATTAAGAAATGCTTTGACCGCATCTCACACAGCTCAATAATGGATAGATTGCTAGCCCCCGCGTGCCTAAAACAGGGGATTTTCAGGTGCTTAAAAGCGGGCATCAATCCGGAATTCCCAGAGCAAGGAACACCCCAAGGCGGTGTGGTAAGCCCCCTATTAGCAAATGTGGCTCTAAATGGCATAGAAGATATTCACACAAGCCTGCGATACGCAGACGATATGGTGTTTATACTGAAACCAAAAGATAACGCAGCAACAATACTGGAAAAAGTCAAGAAATTCTTGACTGACCGAGGGATGGAAATAAGTGAAGAAAAGACCAAACTAACACGGGCGACAGATGGATTTAACTTCCTGGGGTGGAGATTCCGCGTCAGAAAAGACGGAAAGTTCTCATGCGTTCCCTCAGAGGATAATCACAGAGCAATCCGTCAGAAGATTAAAAACATAGTCAACAACTCGAATTATGGTGCCAAAATAAAAGCACAGAAATTAGCACCCACCGTTCGCGGATGGCGTAACCACCACAACAGCTGTGACATGAGCAGCCCAAGGGATAGCCTATGGTTCATGAACCGGACCGCAAACCGAAAATTCCGAAAGGAAAAGAAAGTAAATCGGTACCAGGCCAACGAACTATGTAAAAAGGCATTCCCAAAAGTAGGTTACAAACAAAACCAACACGTAAACGTAAAAGGGACTAAGTCACCTTACGACGGTGACTTAGTCTACTGGAGCAAGAGAAACTCTAGACTCTACTCCGATGCTACTTCCAAAGCACTGAAAAGGCAAAACCATTCCTGTGGACACTGTGGATTGAAGTTCTTAGAAGACGAGTCTGTACACCTTCATCACGTCGATGGAAACCACGACAACTGGAAAACGAAGAACTTATCAGCAGTTCACCAGAGCTGCCACCAACAGATACACTGGAGCAAGCCAAAAGGCCGGTCAAAGACCGAGTTTACCCAGGAGCCGTGTGAGGGGAAACTTTCACGCACGGTTCTGGAGCGGAGGTGCCCCGGATAA
- a CDS encoding response regulator, with product MGINLDHEFIKPGAMNKTILLIENDKLLCSNFSDLLELEGFNVLTAEDGWLGLNLAKIVRPDLIICEINIPSLDGYELLKILRDRLKTAKTPFIFLSSESNQDGYARAKQLGANDYLTKPIDSRELLAAINQQLRILPLT from the coding sequence TTGGGGATTAATCTTGATCATGAATTTATAAAGCCTGGAGCGATGAACAAAACAATTTTATTAATTGAAAATGATAAACTGTTGTGCTCAAATTTTTCAGATTTACTAGAATTAGAGGGCTTTAATGTCCTTACTGCAGAAGACGGTTGGCTCGGGTTAAATTTAGCTAAAATTGTCCGACCTGATTTAATTATTTGTGAAATTAATATACCATCCCTTGATGGGTATGAGCTTCTCAAAATATTACGGGATAGGTTAAAGACAGCGAAAACACCGTTTATATTTCTAAGCAGTGAGTCCAATCAGGATGGCTATGCTCGAGCTAAGCAACTGGGAGCCAACGATTATCTCACCAAACCTATAGATAGTCGGGAACTGTTAGCAGCAATTAATCAGCAGTTAAGAATACTTCCCTTGACTTAA
- the mnmE gene encoding tRNA uridine-5-carboxymethylaminomethyl(34) synthesis GTPase MnmE: MFESQTIAAIATAVVPQQGSIGIVRLSGRDAIAIARTLFQAPGRQAWESHRILYGYVRHPKTQQLVDEALLLIMQAPRSYTREDVVEFHCHGGIMPVQKVLQLCLEQGARLAQPGEFTLRAFLNGRLDLTQAESVADLVGSRSPAAVQAALAGLQGKLATPIREARATCLDILAEIEARIDFEEDLPPLDQGAIVAQLNNILTEVSRLLATADQGELLRTGLKVVILGRPNVGKSSLLNAWSRCDRAIVTDLPGTTRDVVESQLVVGGIPVQVLDTAGIRETADQVEKIGVERSRSAAMAADLVLLVIEATTGWSAGDQEIYQQVQERPVILVINKTDLASDKSESTLCYPSTIEQVVKTAAAYNQGIDALEKAILDAVNSGNLQAADLDLAINQRQAAALTRAKMSLEQVQETIAQELPLDFWTIDLRGAIQALGEITGEEVTESVLDRIFSRFCIGK, encoded by the coding sequence ATGTTCGAGAGTCAAACCATTGCTGCGATCGCAACAGCAGTTGTCCCCCAACAAGGGAGTATCGGTATAGTGCGACTGTCAGGAAGGGATGCGATCGCAATTGCCCGTACTTTATTCCAGGCACCGGGGCGTCAGGCTTGGGAGAGTCACCGGATTCTCTACGGCTATGTGCGCCATCCCAAAACCCAACAGCTAGTGGATGAGGCATTGCTGCTGATTATGCAAGCTCCCCGTTCCTACACTCGTGAAGATGTGGTAGAATTCCATTGCCACGGTGGGATCATGCCTGTACAAAAAGTGTTGCAATTGTGCCTCGAACAAGGTGCGAGATTAGCACAGCCAGGAGAATTTACCCTGCGGGCATTTTTGAATGGGCGTTTGGATTTGACTCAGGCAGAAAGTGTTGCTGACTTAGTGGGGTCTCGCTCCCCAGCAGCCGTTCAAGCCGCCCTAGCTGGGTTGCAGGGCAAGCTCGCCACACCCATTCGGGAAGCCAGAGCTACTTGCCTGGATATTTTGGCAGAAATTGAGGCTCGAATTGATTTTGAGGAGGATTTACCGCCCCTTGATCAAGGCGCAATTGTAGCTCAACTTAACAATATCTTAACAGAAGTATCCCGACTATTAGCCACAGCCGATCAGGGTGAACTATTGCGCACCGGTTTAAAAGTGGTGATCCTGGGGCGACCCAATGTCGGAAAATCGAGTTTATTGAATGCTTGGAGTCGATGCGATCGCGCTATTGTCACTGACCTTCCTGGTACCACTCGGGATGTGGTAGAATCCCAGTTAGTGGTTGGGGGAATCCCGGTACAGGTACTCGATACAGCAGGAATTCGGGAAACCGCTGACCAAGTCGAGAAGATTGGAGTAGAGCGATCGCGTAGTGCAGCCATGGCGGCTGACTTGGTATTACTGGTGATTGAAGCAACCACTGGCTGGAGTGCAGGAGACCAGGAAATTTACCAACAGGTGCAAGAACGTCCGGTAATTCTAGTGATTAACAAAACTGACCTAGCCAGTGATAAGAGTGAATCTACCCTATGCTATCCTAGTACTATAGAGCAGGTAGTGAAGACAGCTGCTGCCTACAATCAAGGAATTGATGCTCTGGAGAAGGCAATTCTTGACGCAGTAAATAGTGGCAACCTGCAAGCCGCTGATTTAGATTTAGCGATTAACCAACGACAAGCTGCTGCGTTGACACGGGCGAAAATGTCTCTTGAGCAAGTGCAAGAAACTATTGCCCAAGAGTTACCCTTAGATTTTTGGACGATTGATTTGCGTGGAGCAATTCAAGCCTTGGGAGAAATTACAGGAGAAGAAGTAACCGAATCAGTGCTTGACCGGATTTTCAGCCGTTTCTGTATTGGGAAGTAA
- the ltrA gene encoding group II intron reverse transcriptase/maturase: protein MSKTRGFAPKVEWNTVNWRKLEQTVFKLQKRIYQASQRGDVSVVRKLQKTLMKSWSAKMIAVRKVTQQNKGKKTAGIDGKKALTNRQRLDLVVSLKIYRKPQPTRRVWIPKPGKSEKRPLGIPTIYDRALQALAKQALEPEWEAIFEANSYGFRPGRSCHDAIGAIYCSINKKPKWVLDADISKCFDKINHNVLLTKLNAYPSMRRLVKQWLNAGVMDKGTFSPTEEGTPQGGIISPLLGNIALHGMENRIKEFAGSLPGEKQKNKKALTFIRYADDFVILHKDQEVVKECQRIIEVWLKDIGLELKPSKTKITHTFDGFDFLGFNIRQHKVGKNWSKQGFKTLIKPSERKVKEYYERLAKVIDRHKAAPQEALIKHLKPIIRGWCNYYSAVVSKKTYSKMDNLLWNKLQRWGYRRHPNKSKTWVNKKYWGTKVEKPKKPWDAPKIDNWVFMTKEDNYLPKHAKTPIVRHIKVKDIRSPFDGDLIYWSTRMQKHPEMTSSLGRLLKRQKGKCAHCGLTFRTEDLLEIHHIKPRSLGGSNLDKNLELLHLHCHDEKHGKKINSNELDNNPF from the coding sequence ATGTCTAAAACTCGGGGGTTCGCCCCAAAGGTGGAATGGAATACGGTTAACTGGCGGAAGCTGGAACAAACTGTATTTAAGTTACAAAAGCGGATATATCAAGCCTCTCAACGTGGTGACGTGAGCGTGGTAAGAAAACTGCAAAAGACCCTGATGAAATCTTGGTCAGCAAAAATGATTGCGGTCAGAAAGGTTACCCAACAAAACAAGGGCAAAAAGACTGCCGGAATAGACGGGAAAAAAGCCTTAACCAATAGGCAAAGACTCGACTTAGTAGTCAGCCTAAAAATCTACCGAAAGCCACAACCAACTAGAAGGGTCTGGATACCCAAACCTGGAAAGTCAGAAAAGCGGCCTCTAGGGATACCAACCATATACGACCGGGCTTTACAAGCACTTGCCAAACAGGCATTAGAACCTGAATGGGAAGCAATCTTTGAAGCGAACTCTTATGGTTTCCGACCAGGACGGTCTTGTCATGACGCCATCGGGGCAATATATTGTAGCATCAATAAAAAACCCAAGTGGGTATTAGATGCCGATATATCCAAGTGCTTCGATAAAATTAACCACAATGTTCTCTTAACAAAATTAAATGCTTATCCATCCATGAGGCGATTAGTCAAACAATGGCTAAATGCAGGAGTGATGGATAAGGGCACATTCTCCCCTACAGAAGAGGGTACTCCTCAGGGTGGCATTATCTCACCACTCTTAGGGAACATAGCTCTCCACGGAATGGAAAACCGGATTAAGGAATTCGCTGGAAGTTTACCTGGTGAAAAACAGAAGAACAAAAAAGCATTAACCTTCATCCGATATGCAGATGACTTTGTCATATTGCACAAAGACCAAGAAGTGGTAAAAGAATGTCAAAGAATCATTGAGGTCTGGCTAAAAGACATAGGCTTGGAATTAAAACCAAGTAAAACCAAAATAACCCACACTTTTGACGGATTTGACTTCCTCGGATTCAATATCCGACAACATAAAGTAGGGAAAAACTGGTCAAAACAAGGTTTTAAAACCTTAATCAAGCCATCCGAAAGAAAAGTGAAAGAGTATTATGAGCGACTTGCAAAAGTCATTGACAGACACAAAGCCGCTCCACAAGAAGCTCTCATCAAGCATCTCAAACCCATTATAAGAGGATGGTGTAATTACTACAGCGCCGTTGTAAGTAAGAAAACCTACTCCAAAATGGACAACTTACTCTGGAACAAACTCCAAAGATGGGGATACAGGAGACACCCCAACAAATCCAAGACCTGGGTGAACAAGAAATACTGGGGAACTAAGGTTGAGAAACCTAAAAAACCCTGGGACGCCCCGAAGATAGACAACTGGGTATTCATGACCAAAGAGGATAACTACCTCCCGAAACATGCCAAAACTCCAATAGTCAGGCACATAAAGGTAAAAGATATCCGGAGTCCTTTCGACGGCGACCTAATTTATTGGAGTACCCGGATGCAGAAACATCCTGAAATGACCAGCTCATTGGGAAGACTTTTGAAAAGGCAAAAAGGGAAATGTGCTCACTGTGGTCTCACCTTTAGGACAGAAGACTTGTTGGAAATACACCATATCAAACCACGTTCACTTGGTGGAAGTAACCTAGACAAGAATCTAGAATTACTACACCTACATTGCCACGATGAAAAACACGGAAAGAAAATCAACTCTAATGAGTTAGATAACAATCCGTTCTAG
- a CDS encoding response regulator: MTTKRILVIDDDDGVREIIQFSLEAAAGWEVLTAASGKEGLAKAEADQPDAILLDVMMPELDGPATFRQLQANAVTADIPTILLTAKARSSEQKQFLDLGVTGVITKPFKPMELVEEIQGILNWLD; the protein is encoded by the coding sequence ATGACAACTAAGCGCATTTTAGTGATTGATGATGATGATGGGGTTCGAGAAATCATCCAATTTTCTCTAGAAGCAGCAGCAGGGTGGGAAGTGTTGACAGCTGCTTCTGGTAAAGAGGGATTAGCTAAGGCTGAGGCAGATCAGCCTGATGCTATTCTGCTAGATGTAATGATGCCGGAGCTAGATGGACCGGCTACCTTTCGACAGTTACAAGCTAATGCAGTAACGGCGGATATCCCAACAATTTTGCTAACCGCTAAAGCTAGGAGCAGCGAGCAAAAGCAGTTTCTAGATTTGGGGGTAACTGGAGTTATTACCAAGCCGTTTAAACCTATGGAATTGGTCGAGGAAATCCAAGGGATTCTTAATTGGCTAGATTGA